One genomic region from Syngnathus typhle isolate RoL2023-S1 ecotype Sweden linkage group LG17, RoL_Styp_1.0, whole genome shotgun sequence encodes:
- the alg1 gene encoding chitobiosyldiphosphodolichol beta-mannosyltransferase, with the protein MAPPSSSIPRPILISFTLFSLLMAVFCFIGSGIFWPLVSVTVVGLTIMLCCLLRRRDGDSEQRVCVLVLGDIGRSPRMQYHSLSLSKHGFQVALVGYLDSLPHRDVLRDDRIQIVPIAEVKGIKGGPKVLTYVTKVAIQFAQVLVVLLMLKPQAHILMQNPPGLPGMASAWLACVLRGGRLLVDWHNYGYTIMALSHGHAHPLVRLAKWYEHVFGPLASQHLCVTKAMKKDLHRNWGIKATTLYDRPADIFRETPLEKRHQLFVRLSRAYPAFRHSSDDDDVREKKEKTVFSVRDLDNDTITLRPDRPVLLISSTSWTEDEDFSVLLQALQEYEEFILAGETLPPLICVITGKGPQKERYVKMIDGLHLEHVKICTPWLEAEDYPVLLGCADLGVCLHKSSSGLDLPMKVVDMFGCCLPVCAIHFQCLEELVKHELNGLIFINSPQLAQQLKSLLSDFPSSDSKLGTFRRNLRASRGQRWDDNWDQNVLPLLSSLSSSSR; encoded by the exons CTGTTGAGGCGGCGGGACGGTGACAGCGAGCAGCGGGTGTGCGTGCTGGTGCTTGGGGACATCGGTCGTAGTCCCCGCATGCAGTATCACTCGCTGTCGCTCAGTAAACATGGATTTCAAGTCGCTCTTGTGGGATATTTAG ACAGCCTACCTCACCGAGACGTGTTGAGGGACGACAGGATTCAAATCGTCCCCATTGCAGAAGTCAAAGGCATCAAAG GTGGCCCAAAGGTTTTGACCTATGTGACCAAAGTGGCCATTCAGTTTGCACAAGTTCTAGTGGTTCTACTGATGCTGAAACCGCAAGCTCACATACTCATGCAG AACCCTCCCGGTTTGCCGGGCATGGCCTCGGCGTGGCTAGCGTGCGTCCTCCGAGGAGGCCGTTTGCTGGTCGACTGGCACAACTACGGCTACACCATCATGGCGCTCAGCCACGGCCACGCACACCCCCTTGTGCGCCTCGCAAAGTG GTACGAGCACGTGTTTGGTCCTCTGGCGTCCCAGCACTTGTGTGTGACCAAAGCCATGAAGAAAGACCTGCACAGGAACTGGGGCATCAA GGCAACCACTCTCTACGACAGACCCGCAGACATCTTCAGAGAAACGCCACTGGAGAAGCGGCACCAACTTTTTGTGAGGCTTTCGCGCGCATATCCCGCTTTTCGGCACAGTAG tgatgatgatgatgttcggGAGAAGAAAGAGAAGACCGTCTTCTCTGTGCGAGACCTTGACAATGACACGATAACTTTGAGGCCAGATCGCCCCGTGTTGCTCATCAGCAGTACCAGCTGGACAG AGGATGAAGACTTCTCCGTCCTCCTGCAGGCTCTTCAAG AATACGAAGAGTTCATATTAGCGGGGGAGACTCTGCCGCCGCTCATCTGCGTCATCACGG GAAAAGGTCCTCAGAAGGAGCGCTATGTGAAGATGATTGACGGACTACATTTAGAGCATGTGAAGATCTGCACGCCCTGGCTGGAGGCGGAAGACTATCCTGTCTTGTTAG GTTGTGCTGACCTTGGCGTATGTCTGCACAAATCTTCCAGCGGTCTGGACCTGCCCATGAAGGTGGTAGACATGTTTGGATGCTGCCTGCCCGTGTGTGCCATCCACTTCCAGTG CCTAGAGGAGCTGGTAAAGCACGAGTTGAATGGTTTGATCTTCATCAACAGCCCGCAGTTGGCCCAGCAGCTCAAG AGTCTCCTGTCAGACTTCCCCAGCTCTGACAGCAAACTGGGCACTTTCAGGAGGAACCTCCgtgccagcagggggcagcgCTGGGACGACAACTGGGACCAAAACGTCCTTCCGCTCTTGTCATCATTGTCATCTTCTTCAAGGTGA
- the eef2kmt gene encoding protein-lysine N-methyltransferase EEF2KMT translates to MMERAELNKDVPSRKQNRADIVKQFQSRFFATSRLVLFPWTFLENELERSKSSDLILEILEQTCLHALCRKFPPSPRYRKCFLSELIRQVETAGCEPLDELYDALAEIVAAQEVAEGYRTYILPCGDPVSLLENVALISEGTTGLVTWEAALYMAEWALDHPQIFAGRNVLELGSGVGLTGVAVCRSCRPSSYVFTDCHQSVLQRLRENLSINGLKTTSTSTTRVGVQELDWTKVTEECLNDIGADVVIAADVVYDPDVVVVLVQLLSKILKHGGGQVPTEVLICSTVRNPQTYAGFKRNLSVAGIGHRVMSGAVNHIFEYNRESEIELVQLFACQ, encoded by the exons ATGATGGAGCGGGCTGAGTTGAATAAAGACGTTCcctcaagaaaacaaaacagagcTGACATTGTCAAACAATTCCAGTCGCGTTTTTTCGCCACCAGTCGGCTCGTATTATTCCCCTGGACG TTTTTAGAAAATGAATTGGAACGCAGCAAATCATCTGACCTCATCTTAGAGATTCTCGAACAG ACATGTCTTCACGCACTGTGCCGGAAGTTCCCGCCGTCCCCACGATACAGGAAATGCTTTCTCTCCGAGCTCATAAGACAG GTGGAGACAGCAGGATGCGAACCTCTAGATGAGCTCTACGATGCTCTGGCAGAGATAGTGGCGGCCCAAGAGGTGGCCGAGGGATACCGGACCTACATATTG CCGTGCGGGGATCCTGTCAGCTTGTTGGAGAATGTGGCTTTAATCTCAGAGGGGACGACGGGTCTGGTTACATGGGAGGCGGCCCTTTACATGGCCGAGTGGGCCTTGGATCACCCGCAGATCTTTGCTGGAAG GAATGTTCTGGAGCTGGGCAGCGGTGTGGGTCTGACCGGCGTGGCCGTGTGTCGCTCGTGTCGTCCTTCCTCGTACGTCTTCACCGACTGTCACCAAAGTGTCCTCCAGAGACTCAGAGAAAACTTGAGCATCAACGGACTCAAGACAACTAGCACCAGCACGACCCGAGTCGGCGTACAAGAGCTGGACTGGACGAAGGTGACGGAGGAATGCTTGAATGACATCGGCGCAGACGTGGTCATAGCGGCAG ATGTGGTGTACGATCCTGACGTGGTTGTGGTTCTGGTCCAGCTTCTGTCCAAGATTTTAAAGCACGGTGGTGGTCAGGTTCCCACTGAGGTTCTCATCTGCTCCACTGTGAGGAACCCACAGACTTACGCCGGCTTCAAGCGCAATCTAA gtgtTGCTGGGATCGGCCACCGGGTGATGAGCGGCGCTGTGAATCACATCTTTGAGTACAACAGAGAGTCTGAAATAGAGCTTGTTCAATTGTTTGCGTGTCAATAa
- the pigq gene encoding phosphatidylinositol N-acetylglucosaminyltransferase subunit Q codes for MVLKVFFPQCCNRAASGLLVGRWIPEHDSAVVLAVIHYPFIPSHVKRYIQQMAAESHVELSVLGSWSLPQEGEEGMDSFLKDLSTMFPQQRWLQISRRMGQKGFTCHLLGPTPPPKEVKKTEEEVEEESEEEEEKVIFVHYEQRKVMLSQLHPVQNGVPESKAALPSELRQVFHTVSSSGPLFFLDKYDDGPLKSTHWQSDGREGSIIVELLKQASVPLCMLLSRILAVWTWICSMRVFDVFPLPFLWSKFSSCVQLSYRTQHLKTLSSPKSAENHTQFIRKANMFVSILMDVGLGLLLASWLYRDDHISMISNMLVPAADHVAKELQDLLQWLMGAPAGLKMNRALDQVLGRFFLYHIHLWINYVQLLSPFMESILWYGGLSACLGLTFAFSLLSDMVALLTFHIYCFYVYGARLYCLKIYGLSSLWRLFRGKKWNVLRQRVDSCSYDLDQLFLGTLLFTILLFLLPTTALYYLVFALLRLVIILFQGVIHLSVDFINSFPLFAIGLRVCRPYRLAEGVRFRVLSEEPGTALHLLMEINPLKSSAVVDTYRTPTYSCYPKDSWGALAKKLFVGELIYPWRHTSTKSHAAKTD; via the exons ATGGTTCTGAAGGTGTTCTTCCCTCAATGCTGCAACCGCGCAGCCAGCGGTCTGCTGGTGGGCCGCTGGATTCCGGAGCACGACTCTGCCGTGGTGCTGGCCGTCATCCACTACCCGTTCATTCCCAGCCATGTCAAACGCTACATACAGCAG ATGGCAGCCGAGAGCCACGTGGAACTGTCTGTGTTGGGCTCGTGGAGCTTACCTCAGGAAGGCGAGGAGGGGATGGATAGCTTCCTGAAGGACCTGAGCACCATGTTCCCCCAGCAACGCTGGCTCCAAATCAGCCGCCGCATGGGCCAGAAAGGCTTCACCTGCCACCTCCTCGGACCCACTCCACCACCAAAAGAGGTGAAGAAGACTGAGGAGGAAGTGGAAGAGGAGagcgaagaagaggaggagaaggtgaTCTTTGTCCACTACGAGCAGAGGAAGGTGATGTTGTCACAGCTTCACCCCGTCCAGAATGGTGTCCCCGAATCCAAAGCTGCTTTGCCGTCCGAGTTGAGACAG GTATTCCACACGGTATCTAGCAGCGGCCCCCTATTTTTCTTGGACAAGTATGACGATGGTCCGCTGAAGTCCACCCATTGGCAGTCTGACGGTCGAGAGGGAAGCATCATTGTGGAGCTCCTGAAACAGGCCTCTGTGCCGCTCTGCATGCTCCTCAGCCGAATACTGGCCGTGTGGACTTGGATCTGCAGCATGCG GGTCTTTGATGTTTTCCCGCTACCCTTTCTGTGGTCCAAGTTTTCGTCCTGTGTACAGCTCAGCTACAGGACCCAACACCTCAAGACTCTCAGCTCACCAAAATCGGCCGAGAATCACACGCAGTTCATCAG AAAGGCCAACATGTTTGTGTCCATCCTGATGGATGTGGGTCTGGGTCTGTTGCTGGCCTCCTGGCTCTACAGAGATGACCATATTAGCATGATATCCAACATGCTCGTTCCCGCTGCAGAC CATGTTGCTAAGGAGCTACAGGATCTGCTGCAGTGGCTAATGGGCGCCCCGGCTGGGCTTAAGATGAACCGGGCCCTGGACCAGGTGCTGGGCCGCTTCTTCCTCTATCACATTCATCTGTGGATCA ATTACGTGCAACTGTTGTCTCCGTTCATGGAGTCCATCCTGTGGTACGGCGGCCTGTCGGCGTGCCTGGGTTTGACCTTTGCCTTCTCTCTGCTGTCCGACATGGTGGCGCTGCTCACCTTCCACATCTACTGCTTCTACGTCTACGGAGCCAG GCTGTATTGCCTGAAGATCTACGGCCTATCTTCGCTATGGCGGCTCTTCAGGGGCAAGAAGTGGAACGTTCTGAGGCAAAGGGTCGACTCCTGCTCCTACGACCTGGATCAG CTATTCCTTGGTACGCTGCTGTTTACCATCCTACTCTTCCTGCTGCCCACCACAGCCCTCTACTACTTGGTCTTTGCACtg TTGCGTCTGGTGATCATCCTGTTCCAGGGCGTCATCCACCTGAGTGTGGATTTCATCAACTCCTTCCCGCTCTTTGCCATCGGCCTTCGCGTGTGTCGTCCGTACAGACTCGCAG AGGGTGTGAGGTTCAGGGTGCTAAGTGAGGAGCCCGGAACTGCTCTTCACCTGCTCATGGAG ATTAACCCGCTGAAGAGCAGCGCTGTGGTTGACACGTACCGCACGCCCACTTACAGCTGTTACCCCAAGGACTCATGGGGCGCCCTGGCCAAGAAGCTCTTTGTCGGGGAGCTCATCTACCCATGGAGGCACACCAGCACCAAGAGCCACGCTGCCAAGACTgactaa
- the rab40c gene encoding ras-related protein Rab-40C: protein MGSQGSPVKSYDYLLKFLLVGDSDVGKGEILDSLQDGSAESPYAYSSGIDYKTTTILLDGRRVKLELWDTSGQGRFCTIFRSYSRGAQGILLVYDITNRWSFDGIDRWIREIDEHAPGVPRILVGNRLHLAFKRQVPTEQARAYAEKNGMTFFEVSPLCNFNVIESFTELSRIVLMRHGMEKFWKPNRVFSLQDLCCRAIVSCTPVHLIDKLPLPVAIKSHLKSFSMANGMNAVMMHGRSYSLANPAGGSKGNSLKRSKSIRPPQSPPQNCTRSNCKIS from the exons ATGGGCAGCCAGGGCAGCCCGGTGAAAAGCTACGACTACCTGCTCAAGTTCCTGCTGGTGGGCGACAGCGACGTGGGCAAGGGCGAGATCCTGGACAGCCTGCAAGACGGCTCGGCCGAGTCGCCCTACGCCTACAGCAGCG GCATCGACTACAAGACCACCACTATTCTTCTGGATGGCAGGAGGGTGAAGCTGGAGCTTTG GGACACGTCAGGACAAGGACGATTCTGCACCATTTTCCGCTCGTACTCGCGCGGCGCTCAG GGCATCCTACTGGTGTATGACATCACCAACCGCTGGTCCTTCGACGGCATCGACAGGTGGATCCGAGAGATTGACGAG CATGCACCGGGCGTTCCGCGCATCCTGGTGGGCAACCGGCTGCACCTGGCCTTCAAGCGGCAGGTGCCCACTGAGCAGGCGCGAGCCTATGCCGAGAAGAACGGCATGACATTCTTTGAGGTCAGCCCGCTGTGCAACTTCAATGTCATCGAGTCCTTCACTGAGCTGTCGCGCATTGTGCTCATGCGCCACGGCATGGAGAAGTTCTGGAAACCCAACCGAG TCTTCAGCCTGCAGGACCTGTGCTGCCGGGCCATCGTGTCGTGCACACCGGTCCACCTCATTGACAAGCTGCCGCTGCCCGTGGCCATCAAGTCGCACCTCAAGTCCTTCTCCATGGCCAACGGCATGAACGCCGTCATGATGCACGGACGCTCCTACTCACTGGCCAACCCGGCCGGCGGCTCCAAGGGCAACAGCCTCAAGCGCTCCAAGTCCATCCGGCCCCCGCAAAGTCCCCCGCAGAACTGCACGCGCAGCAACTGCAAGATCTCCTAA